Genomic segment of Pseudothermotoga hypogea DSM 11164 = NBRC 106472:
GGTACGAAAACAAAGAGCTTGAAATCGTCAGAAGGATCGCCGGAGAAAGGGTGGGTTGCGATACTGCTGTACCAGGTTTGATACACGTTGAGGCAGAGTTCAACGAGCTCAGGTACGAGTTGACGCAAGCTGAGGTAGAACGATATTTGTACCTCGGAGAGAAGTTGTCCAGAGCCCTGGAAAGTGTTCTCCTTTTCACAAGACCTGGTGATACGGAAGCCGAGATAGCAGGAAGAATCAGCGCTGAGCTTTGGAAGTACAGAATCGACCCAACGGGCTTCATGGTTGCGGCGGACGAGAGGGCGAAACTCTACAGACATCCGATACCCACTATGAGAAAGATTGAACGGCTCGTGATGGTTTCCGTCAACGCGAGGTACAAGGGATTGATCACAACGGTTACACGAATGGTCCACTTCGGAGAACCACCGAATCAGTTGTTGAAACAGTACAGAGAGAACGTGGAGATCGAGTGTGTAATGATCGCAAAAACGAAAATCGGAGAAAAGATGAACGTGCCTGTGCTCGCAGCGATAGAAGAGTACGAAAAGAGAGGTTATCACGGCGAATGGAAGTTGCACCATCAAGGCGGGCCCATGGGTTACTACGCAAGAGATGTGAGAGTAACACCTGATTGCCAACAGATCGTGAGGCGAAACCAGGCTTTCTGTTGGAATCCAACGATCAGCGGAACGAAATCGGAAGATGGATTCGTCATCACCGAAACAGGTCCCATCATGATCACCAAGCCTTTTGTTTTTCCAGCAGTGAAGCTCGAAGTGGAGGGAATCTCCTTTGTGAGGCCCGACATGCTCGTTCTGTGAGGGGGTTGTGCACATGAAGAGAGTGAGAGTTGGAATCGTGGGAGCCGGCTTCATCGCGAAGATCCACATGGCAGCATTCAGACAGAATCATCAGATTGTTGATGTGGTAGGTGTCTGTGCGGGGCATAGAGAAAACGCCGAAAGATTTGCGAAGCAACACGGAATCGCTCACGTATTCGACAACTTCGAGCAGCTGTGTTCGAGCCCTGATGTGGACGTGGTTGATGTTTGCACACCAACCAGCCTGCACGATGACGTGATACTCTGCGCAGTTGAAAATCACAAGCATGTGATTTGCGAGAAACCCCTCACGGGTTACTTCGGTGAGGATATGCCCGAGGTCGAGGAGGTTGGCAAGATCTCAAAAACGCACATGTACGAGAAAGTGAAAGAGAAGGTCGCACTCTTGGAAGATAAGATCAAGAAGGCTAACGTCAAATTCATGTACGCTGAAAACTGGGTGTACGCACCGGCGATCGAGAAGATGAAGAGAATGCTGAAAGCCTCTGACATGGTGTGCTTCGAATTGCGCGCTGAATGTAGTCATTCAGGCTCTCAAGCAACTTACTCACGCAGATGGAAAACGTCCGGCGGAGGAAGTCTGATACGCCTTGGCTCACATCCCATAGCTACGGTGATCCACTTGAAGCATTACGAAGGATACGTCAGAGACGGCAAACCCATAAAGCCAAAAGCGGTACTGGCGGACATCGCGAACCTCACGAAGATGGAAGCCTTGAAAGACAAACCTTGCTACGTCGTCAGTTCGTGGCAAGATGTTGAAGATTGGTCAGTCGTGATATTGGAATTCGAGGATGGCTCCAGAGCCACGGTGTTTTCAACCGATGTGAGTCTGGGAGGTGTAAAGAACAGAATAGAGCTCTACGGCTCTAAAGGTATGATACTGGCCAACATCACACCGAACAACGCCATGGTTGCGTTCGCTCCGAATGAATCTGTGTGGGGTGATGAGTACATCAGCGAAAAGCTCGAGACGAAGGCAGGTTACAGTTTTCCCTCACCCGATGAATTCTGGACCAGGGGATATCCACAGGAAATGGCAGATTTCGCGATGGCTGTGTTGGAAGACAGAAGCGTTTTGAGTGGTTTCGATCTTGCAAAAGAAACCATGTTGGTGATGTACGCAGCATACGCCTCTGCGGAACTTGGCAAGCGGGTTTTCATTGGATGATGTGAGGGGTGTATCGAAGGGGAAAGTTCTCAGATAGGGGGTGTTGGTTGTGAGGAAACTTTTCGTTCTCTCACTCGCATTGATCGTCACGGCGCTGTTTGGGTTTCAAATTGTATTGAAGGCCACAACACCATTTCAGGAAGGTCACATCCTCGCAGAGGCCATGAAGCAGTTCAAAGAGAAGATCGAGGCTGAGACGAAAAAAGCGATAGTGGTAGAACTTCAGATTGGTGTGGTGTCGGAGGAAGAAGCGAACAACCAGTGCGCCCAGGGCTTGGTTGATTTGCAGTTCACCGGTGGCCGACCTGTGGAGGTCTTCGCACCTGAATACTTCTTCGTGAACGCACCGTTTGTCATCAAAGACTACGAGCA
This window contains:
- a CDS encoding Gfo/Idh/MocA family protein, giving the protein MKRVRVGIVGAGFIAKIHMAAFRQNHQIVDVVGVCAGHRENAERFAKQHGIAHVFDNFEQLCSSPDVDVVDVCTPTSLHDDVILCAVENHKHVICEKPLTGYFGEDMPEVEEVGKISKTHMYEKVKEKVALLEDKIKKANVKFMYAENWVYAPAIEKMKRMLKASDMVCFELRAECSHSGSQATYSRRWKTSGGGSLIRLGSHPIATVIHLKHYEGYVRDGKPIKPKAVLADIANLTKMEALKDKPCYVVSSWQDVEDWSVVILEFEDGSRATVFSTDVSLGGVKNRIELYGSKGMILANITPNNAMVAFAPNESVWGDEYISEKLETKAGYSFPSPDEFWTRGYPQEMADFAMAVLEDRSVLSGFDLAKETMLVMYAAYASAELGKRVFIG
- a CDS encoding M24 family metallopeptidase, which codes for MTRTEEVKVKLDRVREFLERKGLSAMLMKKQPNFSWITAGGLNMVGIATEMGVASVLVTKDNCYVIANKIEAPRMMDEEVAELGFEILSYEWYENKELEIVRRIAGERVGCDTAVPGLIHVEAEFNELRYELTQAEVERYLYLGEKLSRALESVLLFTRPGDTEAEIAGRISAELWKYRIDPTGFMVAADERAKLYRHPIPTMRKIERLVMVSVNARYKGLITTVTRMVHFGEPPNQLLKQYRENVEIECVMIAKTKIGEKMNVPVLAAIEEYEKRGYHGEWKLHHQGGPMGYYARDVRVTPDCQQIVRRNQAFCWNPTISGTKSEDGFVITETGPIMITKPFVFPAVKLEVEGISFVRPDMLVL